GCCATCTCCTCGCGGATGATGCGCTCGACCTTCTCCTTGACCCGGAGGCCGAGCGGGAGCCAGGCGAACACGCCCGGCGCCTGGCGTCGGATGTAGCCGGCGCGCACGAGCAGCTTGTGGCTCGTGACCTCGGCGTCGGAGGGGTCTTCGCGGAGCGTGCGGAGGAAGTAGTTCGTCAGGCGTACGGGCACCCGAACAGTCTAGAGGCGGCGGGCGGATGCCTCCGGGCGCCCGATCCCCCTCGCGCTGTGTATACACAGATACCCGCATTCTTCCGTATGCTCGCGATTCGTCGGGCTGGATGCTACGTTCTGTATACACAGGAGGCGACGATGACCACGACAGGGCGCGCAAGCGACCGGGCGTACGACACGCTCCGCGACGAGATCATCGCGTGGGAGCTCCCGCCCGGCAGCGTGCTCGGCGAGGTCGAGCAGGCCGCGCGGCTCGGCGTCTCGCGCACGCCGCTGCGCGAGGCCCTCTCGCGCCTCGCCGCCGACGGTCTCGTCGCCCCGCACGGCGGGCGCGGCGTCGTCGTCACCGACCTCTCCGCCGACGACGTGCGCGAGCTGTTCGAGGTGCGCCGCGCGCTCGAGGAGCAGGCCGCGCGCCTGGCCGCCCGCCGCGCCGATCCCGAGCCGTTCCGCGCGCTCGCCGCCGAGTTCGCGGAGGTCCGCGACCTGCTCGAGCACGACGACCCGCTGCGGCACCGCTACTTCGACCTCGTGGGCCGGTTCGACGCGGCGCTCGACGCGGCCATGGCCAACGGCTACCTCGCCGCCGCGCTCCGCCCGGTGCGCACCCACCTCGCCCGCGTGCGACGCATGGCCCGCTTCGACGCGGCGCGCCTGCTCGAGGCCGCACGCGAGCACCAGGCCATCGCCCTCGCCATCGCCGACGGCGAGCCCGAGCTCGCGGCGCACGCGACCCACCTGCACCTGCACCACGCGCTGCAGGGCATCCTCGACCACCTCGCCG
This portion of the Agromyces rhizosphaerae genome encodes:
- a CDS encoding GntR family transcriptional regulator, which translates into the protein MTTTGRASDRAYDTLRDEIIAWELPPGSVLGEVEQAARLGVSRTPLREALSRLAADGLVAPHGGRGVVVTDLSADDVRELFEVRRALEEQAARLAARRADPEPFRALAAEFAEVRDLLEHDDPLRHRYFDLVGRFDAALDAAMANGYLAAALRPVRTHLARVRRMARFDAARLLEAAREHQAIALAIADGEPELAAHATHLHLHHALQGILDHLAGDAAGTHDHPQRTEHIA